Proteins from a single region of Gordonia hongkongensis:
- a CDS encoding TnsA-like heteromeric transposase endonuclease subunit, translated as MTWRFRFAGDKVSRVWNWQSDGPPDLARVVPIRKPRSSERQRHIPVTAYSLTMRDHLELESGLEHDLLRRLDRLHDVVALVPQPCQLKRGGSSSAKNTPDLLSLDDTGSVTLWNARLPHKMDDKFKLQVAMVEAACANVGWRHEVFNGLDRVERLNLLWLHGYRRRPSWYDQVAGEIGKEASNDAATLGSLFRLDTGNGEAIAVVWHMVWSGELDTNLSKRLTMETPVRAGLVA; from the coding sequence GTGACTTGGCGGTTCCGATTCGCTGGCGACAAGGTGTCCCGTGTGTGGAACTGGCAGTCTGACGGTCCGCCGGATCTTGCACGTGTAGTTCCGATTCGCAAGCCTCGATCGTCGGAGCGACAACGGCACATACCGGTCACTGCGTATTCACTGACCATGCGCGACCACCTTGAACTCGAGTCGGGCCTCGAGCATGACCTCTTGCGACGCCTGGACCGGCTCCACGATGTCGTCGCGCTGGTACCGCAACCGTGTCAGCTGAAGCGGGGCGGATCGTCCTCGGCGAAAAACACGCCCGACTTACTCAGCCTTGACGACACCGGGTCGGTAACGCTCTGGAATGCACGCCTGCCGCACAAGATGGACGACAAATTCAAGCTTCAGGTCGCAATGGTCGAGGCCGCCTGCGCGAATGTGGGATGGCGCCACGAGGTATTCAACGGGCTCGACCGCGTAGAACGCCTAAACCTTCTGTGGCTGCACGGCTACCGCCGAAGGCCTTCCTGGTATGACCAGGTGGCTGGCGAGATCGGGAAGGAAGCAAGTAACGACGCCGCGACTCTGGGCTCCCTATTTCGTCTGGATACCGGAAACGGGGAGGCCATCGCCGTGGTCTGGCACATGGTCTGGTCCGGCGAACTGGATACCAACCTCTCGAAGCGATTGACGATGGAAACGCCAGTGCGCGCAGGACTGGTGGCGTAA
- a CDS encoding helix-turn-helix domain-containing protein yields MLNKLDHLVNLRCISTLAQLAAVDAVPPASLVGPAQSAIDAGIVGVDDGGALRFTHDLYADVTYRQLDPMLRSVLHDAIASHPSTRHDPQSVAHHRIASGSDESAMFAAVRRAESELASTPAVAAELLQTLAGTARPSAGVNTALALALARTGQLDRASRVAEDGMALATEIAEFAELHRILLFALIAKGDTDRVRDLIDETLQLPVGDDVAGTLTDLRHYVGILDGRRPAPDTPFFDVERDASTRSVSGLIAEALRRFLRGEVEEALGIALLASRRDAAESAGGTLSTSSADIWPSLIEQYAHGPAAAADLLAGAARLRSSRGADWMTAYHEFTRGGIALGLGDLDDSAASFDAGLDRADSADMGWKSMAVGGRAMVDVLRGDLAAASTRLDAWDDTGLPDQFGFPVPTRARALLLEANRKLRAAATTAGRAWDHGRRFGLYSWLPTVVLETARIGARAGDTALLGSILDGLDEFPVPPARPMSGPVAVARAMCSVVLHDADPLTIVHAADEYAEIVQAVGDRQSEACMWEEAACAVALSGDRDRARELARRAMRLTRAMGASTSSARVASRLRPLGIRLDPAARDRPTHGWDSLTKTETTVAELVAAGMSGGEIADRLFISTRTVQTHVSHALAKLGLRTRVELAAFVVGRQQN; encoded by the coding sequence TTGTTAAACAAGCTGGACCACCTTGTTAATCTTCGCTGCATCTCGACACTCGCCCAACTGGCCGCGGTCGACGCGGTTCCACCCGCCTCGCTGGTCGGGCCGGCCCAGTCGGCGATCGACGCCGGGATCGTCGGCGTCGACGACGGGGGAGCGCTGCGGTTCACCCACGATCTGTACGCCGATGTCACCTATCGACAACTCGATCCGATGCTGCGCTCGGTGCTGCACGATGCGATCGCCAGCCATCCCAGTACCCGGCACGATCCGCAGTCCGTGGCTCATCATCGAATCGCTTCGGGCAGTGACGAATCCGCGATGTTCGCGGCGGTACGCCGCGCCGAGAGCGAACTCGCCAGCACACCGGCGGTCGCGGCGGAACTCCTGCAGACGTTGGCCGGCACCGCACGTCCGTCGGCGGGGGTCAACACCGCACTCGCGCTCGCCCTCGCCCGAACCGGGCAGCTCGACCGGGCTTCACGCGTCGCCGAGGACGGCATGGCACTGGCGACCGAGATCGCCGAGTTCGCCGAGCTGCATCGGATCCTGTTGTTCGCCCTGATCGCCAAGGGGGACACCGACCGGGTGCGGGACCTGATCGACGAGACCCTGCAGCTCCCGGTCGGCGACGACGTCGCCGGCACGCTCACCGACCTGCGGCACTACGTGGGCATTCTCGACGGACGAAGACCCGCGCCGGACACCCCGTTCTTCGACGTCGAGCGGGACGCGTCCACCCGATCGGTGTCCGGCCTGATCGCCGAGGCGCTACGCCGGTTCCTGCGCGGCGAGGTGGAGGAGGCGCTCGGGATCGCGCTGCTCGCCTCGCGTCGGGACGCGGCGGAATCCGCCGGCGGCACACTGTCGACGTCGTCGGCCGACATCTGGCCGTCGCTGATCGAACAGTATGCGCACGGCCCGGCGGCGGCGGCCGACCTGCTCGCGGGTGCCGCCCGGTTGCGATCGAGCCGGGGCGCCGACTGGATGACCGCCTACCACGAGTTCACCCGCGGCGGAATAGCTCTCGGGCTCGGCGACCTCGACGACTCGGCGGCATCTTTCGATGCCGGACTGGATCGCGCGGACTCCGCGGACATGGGCTGGAAGTCGATGGCGGTCGGCGGGCGGGCCATGGTCGACGTGCTGCGCGGCGACCTGGCGGCCGCGTCGACTCGCCTCGACGCGTGGGACGACACGGGGTTACCGGACCAGTTCGGTTTCCCGGTGCCCACCCGCGCCCGCGCCCTGCTGCTCGAGGCGAACCGGAAACTACGTGCGGCCGCGACGACAGCCGGCCGCGCATGGGACCACGGCCGCCGGTTCGGTCTGTACTCCTGGCTGCCCACCGTCGTTCTCGAGACCGCGCGGATCGGCGCGCGTGCGGGCGACACCGCGCTGCTCGGCAGCATTCTGGACGGGCTCGACGAGTTCCCGGTACCGCCCGCGCGGCCCATGTCCGGGCCCGTCGCGGTGGCCCGCGCGATGTGTTCGGTGGTGCTCCACGACGCGGACCCGTTGACGATCGTGCACGCCGCCGACGAGTACGCCGAGATCGTGCAGGCGGTCGGGGACCGGCAGTCCGAGGCGTGCATGTGGGAGGAAGCCGCGTGCGCGGTCGCCCTTTCGGGAGACCGGGACCGCGCCCGCGAGCTCGCCCGGCGAGCGATGCGACTGACGCGTGCCATGGGAGCAAGCACCAGCTCCGCACGCGTGGCCTCGCGGTTGCGTCCGTTGGGGATTCGGCTCGACCCCGCGGCACGCGACCGGCCGACCCATGGTTGGGACAGTCTCACCAAGACCGAGACGACCGTCGCCGAACTGGTCGCGGCCGGCATGAGCGGCGGCGAGATCGCCGACCGACTGTTCATCTCGACCCGCACGGTGCAGACCCACGTCTCCCACGCCCTCGCCAAACTCGGCCTGCGCACCCGCGTCGAACTCGCCGCGTTCGTCGTGGGTCGGCAGCAGAACTGA